In Desulfurellaceae bacterium, the following proteins share a genomic window:
- the hflK gene encoding FtsH protease activity modulator HflK has protein sequence MSDQWRNDGPSPADELFQAVEELKRKAQRFKGFKGGWGAFGLIGVLALALWFYVGLYIVGPGEQGVELMFGRVSALTEPGLRWRWWPIQRYAVVDVKQIRNAEVGFRTRGVPGRGIRGQADPRPEEALMLTGDENIVQLQLFVQYVVNDPVKFLFGASDPEGILHSSAEVALRGAVGSNTIDHTMTDGRLEVQQQAHAALQELLDAYQTGLFVTEARLLAVDPPGEVQDAFHDVVRALEDRDRLIKEAEGYREDIVPKARGVAAEVFQQAEAYKAQRVIRSQGDAERFLQILGEYKKAKKVTRDRLYLESVERIMPDVEKIILDAGNSNGVVPLLPLKELGGMAAAGGAVQAAPNN, from the coding sequence GTGTCAGATCAATGGCGAAATGACGGCCCGTCACCGGCTGATGAACTCTTCCAAGCCGTCGAGGAGCTCAAAAGAAAAGCCCAGCGGTTCAAGGGCTTCAAAGGAGGTTGGGGAGCCTTTGGCCTGATCGGCGTCCTGGCCCTGGCTCTGTGGTTTTATGTTGGCCTGTACATTGTCGGGCCTGGAGAACAGGGCGTTGAACTGATGTTCGGACGGGTGTCAGCACTGACCGAGCCGGGCCTGCGCTGGCGCTGGTGGCCGATTCAGCGCTATGCGGTGGTCGATGTCAAACAGATTCGGAACGCCGAGGTCGGCTTTCGGACCCGTGGCGTGCCGGGCCGGGGCATACGCGGTCAGGCCGACCCCCGACCGGAAGAAGCCCTGATGCTGACCGGCGACGAGAACATCGTCCAACTCCAGCTGTTTGTCCAGTATGTGGTCAACGATCCGGTCAAGTTTCTGTTTGGGGCGTCCGACCCGGAGGGCATTCTGCACTCCTCGGCAGAGGTTGCCCTGCGCGGCGCGGTCGGCAGCAACACAATCGACCACACCATGACCGACGGTCGCCTGGAGGTCCAGCAGCAGGCGCACGCCGCCCTCCAAGAGCTGCTTGACGCCTATCAGACGGGTCTGTTCGTCACCGAGGCCAGACTGCTGGCCGTCGATCCGCCGGGCGAGGTCCAGGACGCCTTTCATGACGTGGTTCGGGCGCTGGAAGACCGCGACCGTCTGATCAAGGAGGCCGAGGGCTACCGCGAAGATATCGTGCCCAAGGCCCGGGGTGTAGCCGCCGAAGTATTCCAACAGGCCGAGGCCTACAAAGCCCAGCGGGTCATCCGCTCTCAGGGCGATGCTGAGCGCTTCTTGCAGATCCTGGGCGAGTACAAAAAGGCCAAAAAGGTCACCCGTGACCGCCTGTATCTGGAGAGCGTTGAGCGGATCATGCCCGATGTGGAAAAAATCATTCTTGACGCCGGCAACAGCAACGGCGTCGTGCCCCTGCTGCCGCTCAAAGAGCTGGGGGGCATGGCGGCGGCCGGCGGAGCGGTCCAGGCCGCGCCCAACAACTAA
- a CDS encoding enoyl-CoA hydratase/isomerase family protein, with product MPDHALLLHKEPPLAWLVFNRPERRNAVSLEMWQALPDLVADAAADPAVRVLLLRGGGEESFISGADISQFGKVRSSKETMGVYNRATGAALRCLEQLEKPLVAMIHGFCRGGGCSVALMCDLRLCADDASFGIPAARLGIAYAIETGVERLVQVVGAANAAEILMTARTYGAEEARHMGLVNRVIPKAELESFTREYATKMADNAPLSVAAHKFFVRESTKAAALRDADKIRALSTACSESQDYREGVRAFMEKRRPQFQGK from the coding sequence ATGCCTGATCACGCCCTGCTCTTACACAAGGAGCCACCGCTCGCCTGGCTCGTGTTTAACCGGCCCGAACGACGCAACGCCGTCAGTCTGGAAATGTGGCAAGCCCTGCCCGATCTCGTCGCCGATGCCGCCGCCGACCCGGCCGTGCGGGTGCTGCTTCTCCGTGGCGGGGGAGAGGAGTCGTTTATTTCCGGGGCCGATATCTCGCAGTTCGGCAAGGTCCGCTCCTCAAAAGAGACCATGGGCGTCTATAATCGCGCCACCGGCGCGGCCCTGCGCTGCCTCGAACAGCTGGAAAAGCCGCTGGTGGCCATGATTCACGGCTTCTGCCGGGGCGGCGGCTGCTCTGTGGCCCTGATGTGCGACCTGCGGCTGTGTGCCGATGACGCGAGTTTCGGCATTCCGGCCGCCCGGCTGGGCATTGCGTATGCCATTGAGACCGGCGTGGAGCGCCTGGTGCAGGTCGTGGGAGCGGCCAACGCGGCAGAGATTCTGATGACCGCCCGGACCTACGGGGCGGAAGAAGCCCGCCACATGGGCCTGGTGAATCGGGTCATCCCCAAAGCCGAACTCGAATCCTTCACCCGCGAGTACGCCACCAAGATGGCCGACAACGCCCCGCTCAGCGTGGCCGCCCACAAGTTCTTTGTCCGCGAGAGCACCAAGGCCGCAGCCCTGCGGGACGCAGACAAGATCCGCGCCTTATCGACCGCGTGCTCCGAGAGCCAGGACTACCGTGAAGGCGTGCGCGCCTTCATGGAAAAGCGCCGCCCCCAGTTTCAGGGCAAGTAG
- a CDS encoding TetR/AcrR family transcriptional regulator → MLREFRVREILDATCRVVSRYGFQGATVDRVAEEAKIAKGTIYLYFHKKEELFKAAVEQGMENFTNQVRGAPLEKIVCLVEAVLKLSDTNRDFFKMLLLERNLLAASPDHPEASHTLDLYLDYIRFIEETLQEAVDAGVLRPHDTEASAFALSESMRGCFQQRALGLTARSASEDAEILLDLLMHGVLSPDYNGYKELSS, encoded by the coding sequence ATGCTACGCGAGTTCCGCGTCCGGGAAATCCTGGACGCGACGTGTCGGGTGGTGTCGCGGTACGGCTTTCAGGGGGCAACCGTTGATCGCGTAGCAGAAGAGGCCAAGATCGCCAAGGGCACGATCTACCTGTATTTCCACAAAAAAGAAGAGCTGTTCAAAGCCGCAGTTGAACAGGGGATGGAAAACTTCACCAACCAGGTGCGGGGCGCCCCGCTCGAAAAAATCGTGTGTCTAGTCGAAGCCGTTCTGAAGTTGAGCGATACCAACCGCGACTTTTTCAAGATGCTGCTGCTTGAGCGTAACCTGCTGGCCGCCTCTCCAGACCATCCCGAGGCGTCCCATACGCTGGACCTGTACCTCGACTACATCCGCTTCATTGAGGAGACGCTCCAAGAGGCGGTCGATGCCGGAGTGCTGCGTCCGCATGACACCGAAGCCTCGGCCTTTGCCCTGAGCGAGTCGATGCGGGGCTGTTTCCAGCAGCGGGCGCTTGGGCTGACGGCGCGCTCAGCCTCGGAAGATGCCGAGATTCTGCTCGACCTGCTGATGCATGGGGTGCTCAGTCCCGACTATAACGGCTACAAGGAGTTGTCATCGTGA
- a CDS encoding efflux RND transporter periplasmic adaptor subunit gives MSRLVSVVVVPLLALLGGCQYGDSEGVQAEAAKAGQADQAAAAGPPALTVQVASPVTRLIQRTGRGQGALFAHETIILSNKQEGYVSTVAVDFGDQVNRGQMLAQMEKEELALEVDVAESAVTQAEALYIRAAAENERIQELFAEQIIPPQRRDTAEAEYKVAAAQVETAKKALALAEKRVRDTRIVSPVNGFVQERFANPGEYKTAASKLFEVVVVNPLKLRAPVPERFAAVARIGMAMHVEVEALPGEMFEGRLTRMAAQVDHRTRTLLIEAEIPNPDRKLRPGYFAHITGVLGEEEALFIPRLGLSRYAGVERVFVVKESVVTSREVRSGVEDGEWIEIVEGLAADDVVAVSRLNRLADGMAVQTEQSEG, from the coding sequence GTGAGCCGTCTGGTGTCGGTCGTTGTGGTGCCGCTGTTGGCACTGCTGGGCGGTTGCCAGTACGGGGACTCCGAGGGCGTCCAGGCCGAAGCGGCCAAAGCCGGCCAGGCTGATCAGGCTGCGGCGGCAGGCCCGCCAGCCCTGACGGTCCAGGTCGCCTCGCCGGTCACGCGTCTCATCCAACGCACCGGCCGCGGCCAGGGGGCCTTGTTTGCCCATGAGACGATCATCCTGTCGAACAAGCAGGAGGGCTATGTCAGCACGGTCGCGGTGGACTTTGGCGATCAGGTCAACCGTGGCCAGATGCTGGCCCAAATGGAAAAGGAAGAACTGGCTCTTGAGGTTGATGTGGCAGAGAGTGCCGTCACACAGGCCGAGGCGCTGTATATCCGGGCCGCCGCCGAAAACGAACGCATCCAGGAACTGTTTGCCGAGCAGATTATTCCTCCCCAGCGCCGCGATACCGCCGAAGCCGAGTACAAAGTCGCCGCCGCCCAGGTCGAAACGGCAAAGAAAGCCCTGGCCCTGGCCGAAAAGCGCGTGCGCGATACCCGGATTGTGTCGCCGGTCAACGGTTTCGTCCAAGAGCGGTTCGCCAATCCGGGTGAGTATAAAACCGCCGCCTCAAAGCTGTTTGAGGTGGTGGTGGTGAATCCGCTCAAGCTGCGGGCGCCCGTCCCGGAACGGTTTGCCGCCGTGGCCCGGATCGGCATGGCGATGCATGTCGAGGTCGAAGCCCTGCCGGGTGAGATGTTCGAAGGCCGGCTGACCCGCATGGCCGCTCAGGTCGATCATCGAACCCGTACCCTGCTCATCGAAGCCGAGATTCCAAATCCGGACCGCAAACTGCGGCCCGGCTATTTTGCCCACATCACAGGGGTGTTGGGCGAAGAAGAAGCCCTGTTCATCCCGCGTCTGGGCCTGTCGCGCTATGCCGGGGTGGAGCGGGTGTTTGTGGTCAAAGAGAGTGTGGTGACTTCGCGCGAGGTGCGGTCTGGGGTCGAGGACGGGGAGTGGATTGAAATTGTGGAAGGACTTGCTGCGGATGACGTGGTCGCGGTCAGTCGCCTGAACCGTCTGGCGGATGGCATGGCCGTGCAGACCGAGCAAAGCGAAGGATGA
- a CDS encoding efflux RND transporter permease subunit, protein MILADICVRRPVFATMLIGVLVVAGWFSYQSLTLELMPKVEMPVVTVTTTLPGAGPEEIEAQITKIVEEAINTVSGIDELRSVTREGLSQVVVQFVLEKELGIAAQEVRDKVGTILADLPEDADPPIVEKFDIDATPIATITVSGFRGLKELTEIAENQVKEPLESVSGVGAIDILGGRKREIQVLLDHERLLAYRLSIRTVAEALAKQNVEFPGGRITQDSGETVLRTLGRVKSVREFEDIVVATRDTVPITIADIGRVEDGVEEPRSLSRYDGKNAVSLVIRKQSGANTVDAVEAVQERLAEVRKLLPPGLEALVTRDQSEFVIASVHEVEQHLILGSIFASIIVFFFLGNLRSTIIAAISIPVSIIATYTLLAAAGYSLNRVTLLGLTLAVGIVIDDAIVVLENIYRYIEEKGMSPFEAARAATAEVGLAVSATTLSLVVIFIPVGFLKGIIGMWLSSFGFTMAFAIMVSLLVSFTLTPMMCARFLPKNIDHKEHSSRESIFYRLIDRSYTAMLAWSMRHRWVVVCLTLGLFIGTPWIAGLVRPSLMASDDRGEFEINIKTPPGYSLAQTDAVTAQIEAEIEPLPGVAHLLTEIGSVVGESVTKAKIVVTLDHYTERELKQYEVMDLARQKVDGFPGLRISVDQILPVSGGGVQNVDVSYNLRGPELEILQDYAEELKTGVQQIAGLRDVDSTYEGGNPELQVHLNRRKSSDLGVEAADIASTIRIMVAGEKITTYREGDELYDVRLRLAPESRNRPEVIQQTSIPSAAVGQVQLSSLVDMIPGTGPVQIDRQERQRQITITANLAKGKALSDAIADIDAKVEDMGLPLGYTTGVSGMGKMFAEMIESFQLAFLLSIIGMYMILAAQFESFLHPITIMLSLPLAVPFALLSLWMFDQHLALFAILGMLLLFGIVKKNSILQIDHTINLRAQGIPRDEAILRANRERLRPILMTTLALVAGMVPILIGQGPAAESHRGIAVVVIGGQSLCLLITLLVTPVAYSLFDDMEAGLARVFERLRRLGGWRRWRRAGGQVAQVSEDPVGD, encoded by the coding sequence ATGATTCTCGCCGATATCTGTGTTCGCCGGCCGGTCTTTGCCACCATGCTGATCGGGGTCCTGGTGGTGGCCGGGTGGTTTTCGTACCAAAGCCTGACTCTGGAACTGATGCCCAAGGTGGAGATGCCCGTCGTGACCGTGACCACGACCCTGCCGGGTGCCGGGCCTGAAGAAATTGAAGCCCAGATCACCAAGATCGTTGAGGAAGCGATCAACACGGTCAGCGGGATTGACGAGCTGCGCTCGGTGACCCGTGAGGGGCTGTCGCAGGTGGTGGTCCAGTTCGTGCTGGAGAAAGAACTCGGCATTGCGGCCCAGGAAGTGCGGGACAAAGTCGGCACGATTCTGGCCGACCTGCCCGAAGACGCCGACCCGCCGATTGTGGAGAAGTTCGATATTGACGCCACGCCGATTGCGACGATTACGGTTTCCGGCTTCCGGGGCCTGAAAGAACTGACCGAAATCGCCGAGAACCAGGTCAAGGAGCCCCTGGAGTCGGTGTCCGGGGTGGGAGCGATTGATATTCTTGGCGGCCGCAAGCGTGAGATTCAGGTCTTGCTCGACCACGAGCGGCTGCTGGCCTATCGGCTGTCGATACGGACGGTGGCCGAGGCGCTGGCCAAACAAAACGTCGAGTTTCCCGGCGGCCGGATCACCCAAGACAGCGGAGAGACCGTCCTGCGCACGCTGGGCCGGGTCAAATCGGTCCGCGAGTTCGAAGATATTGTGGTGGCGACCAGAGACACCGTGCCGATTACCATCGCCGACATCGGCCGGGTCGAGGACGGGGTGGAAGAGCCCCGCTCACTGTCGCGCTACGACGGCAAGAACGCCGTGTCGCTGGTCATTCGCAAACAGTCGGGCGCCAACACCGTGGATGCGGTCGAGGCCGTCCAGGAACGCCTGGCCGAGGTCCGTAAACTCCTGCCGCCCGGGCTGGAAGCGCTCGTCACCCGCGACCAGTCGGAGTTTGTCATAGCCTCGGTCCACGAGGTCGAACAACATCTCATCCTGGGTTCGATCTTTGCCAGCATCATTGTGTTTTTCTTTTTGGGCAACCTGCGCTCAACCATCATTGCCGCAATCTCCATCCCGGTCTCGATCATTGCCACCTATACCCTGCTGGCGGCGGCCGGCTACTCGCTGAACCGGGTCACGCTGCTGGGCCTGACCCTGGCCGTGGGTATCGTAATTGACGACGCCATCGTCGTGCTGGAAAACATCTACCGCTATATCGAAGAGAAGGGCATGAGTCCGTTTGAGGCGGCCCGGGCTGCGACGGCCGAGGTGGGCCTGGCCGTCAGCGCCACGACCCTGTCGCTGGTGGTGATTTTCATTCCGGTCGGCTTTCTCAAGGGCATCATTGGCATGTGGCTCAGCAGCTTCGGCTTTACCATGGCCTTCGCCATCATGGTCTCACTGCTGGTGTCGTTCACCCTGACGCCGATGATGTGTGCCCGTTTTCTGCCCAAAAACATCGATCACAAGGAACATTCGTCCCGCGAATCCATCTTTTACCGGCTCATCGACCGCAGCTATACAGCCATGCTGGCCTGGTCGATGCGCCACCGCTGGGTGGTGGTGTGTCTCACCTTGGGCCTGTTCATCGGCACCCCGTGGATTGCCGGCCTGGTCCGTCCCAGCCTGATGGCCAGCGATGACCGGGGGGAATTTGAAATCAATATCAAGACCCCGCCGGGCTACTCACTGGCCCAGACCGATGCGGTGACCGCCCAGATTGAGGCCGAGATTGAGCCGCTGCCGGGGGTGGCCCATCTGTTGACCGAAATCGGCTCGGTCGTCGGCGAATCGGTCACCAAGGCCAAAATTGTAGTCACCCTGGATCACTACACCGAACGCGAGCTGAAGCAGTACGAAGTCATGGATCTGGCCCGCCAGAAGGTTGACGGCTTTCCGGGGCTGCGGATCAGCGTCGATCAGATTCTGCCGGTCAGCGGTGGCGGCGTGCAGAACGTTGACGTGTCATACAACCTGCGCGGCCCGGAGCTGGAGATCCTGCAAGACTACGCCGAGGAGCTGAAAACGGGCGTGCAGCAGATCGCCGGGCTGCGGGACGTCGATTCGACCTACGAGGGCGGTAATCCCGAACTGCAAGTCCACCTCAACCGGCGCAAGTCTTCCGACCTCGGGGTTGAGGCGGCCGATATCGCCTCAACCATCCGCATCATGGTCGCCGGCGAGAAGATTACGACCTACCGCGAGGGCGATGAACTCTACGACGTGCGGCTGCGGCTGGCACCCGAGAGCCGTAACCGGCCGGAAGTCATTCAGCAGACCTCCATCCCCTCGGCTGCGGTCGGCCAAGTCCAGCTCAGCAGCCTGGTCGATATGATTCCAGGCACCGGACCGGTCCAGATTGATCGCCAGGAACGCCAGCGCCAGATCACGATTACGGCCAACCTGGCCAAAGGCAAAGCGCTGAGCGACGCGATCGCCGATATTGATGCCAAGGTCGAGGACATGGGTCTGCCGCTCGGCTATACGACCGGCGTATCGGGCATGGGAAAAATGTTTGCCGAGATGATAGAGAGCTTTCAGCTCGCCTTTCTGCTGTCCATCATCGGCATGTACATGATTCTGGCCGCCCAGTTCGAGAGCTTTCTGCACCCCATCACCATCATGCTGTCGCTGCCCCTGGCGGTGCCGTTCGCCCTGCTGTCGCTGTGGATGTTTGACCAGCATCTGGCCCTGTTTGCGATTCTGGGCATGTTGCTGTTGTTTGGCATTGTCAAGAAGAATTCGATTTTGCAGATCGACCACACGATCAATCTGCGGGCTCAGGGCATTCCCCGCGACGAGGCCATCCTGCGGGCCAACCGGGAGCGCCTGCGGCCGATTCTGATGACGACCCTGGCCCTGGTGGCGGGCATGGTGCCGATCCTGATCGGCCAGGGTCCGGCGGCCGAGAGCCACCGTGGCATTGCGGTGGTGGTGATCGGCGGCCAGAGCCTGTGTCTGCTGATTACCCTCCTGGTGACGCCGGTCGCCTACTCGCTGTTCGACGATATGGAAGCCGGCCTGGCGCGGGTGTTCGAGCGGCTGCGACGGCTGGGCGGCTGGCGACGGTGGCGACGCGCGGGCGGCCAGGTGGCCCAGGTCAGCGAAGATCCGGTCGGAGACTGA
- a CDS encoding helix-turn-helix transcriptional regulator gives MSEYRRAKKRVELSVGESVRIIRELQELSQNELAAATGIPQSTISAIERDRVKLGLERAKILARALRVHPAVLMFPGWDVERESTAA, from the coding sequence ATGTCTGAGTACCGGAGAGCCAAGAAGCGCGTTGAGCTATCAGTCGGCGAGTCGGTCCGTATCATTCGTGAACTCCAGGAACTCAGCCAGAATGAATTGGCCGCAGCGACCGGCATCCCGCAATCCACGATTTCGGCCATAGAAAGAGATCGGGTCAAGCTCGGCCTGGAGCGGGCGAAAATACTCGCCCGTGCCTTGCGTGTACATCCGGCGGTTCTTATGTTTCCGGGCTGGGACGTTGAGCGCGAGTCAACTGCCGCATAG
- a CDS encoding GNAT family N-acetyltransferase produces the protein MPSLSIRPATAADVDTILHFIRSLAAFEREPEAVKTTPADLLRDGFGERPKFETLIADMDGAPVGFALFFHTYSTWEGTAGIHLEDIFVEEAARRHGVGQGLMQRLAAIALERGCARLELQVLDWNPAREFYQRLGLEHMQEWLLYRVDGPALRALARDEE, from the coding sequence ATGCCGTCGCTCAGCATCCGCCCCGCCACTGCCGCCGACGTGGATACCATCCTGCACTTCATCAGGAGTCTGGCGGCGTTTGAGCGCGAGCCCGAGGCGGTCAAGACAACGCCGGCCGACCTGCTGCGTGACGGTTTTGGAGAGCGACCCAAATTTGAAACCCTGATTGCCGACATGGACGGGGCGCCGGTCGGCTTCGCCCTGTTCTTCCACACCTACTCGACCTGGGAAGGCACGGCCGGCATCCATCTCGAAGACATCTTTGTCGAAGAGGCGGCGCGCCGGCACGGCGTCGGCCAAGGGCTGATGCAGCGCCTGGCAGCCATTGCGCTTGAGCGGGGCTGCGCGCGCCTGGAACTTCAGGTTCTGGACTGGAACCCGGCCCGGGAGTTCTACCAACGCCTTGGCCTGGAACACATGCAGGAGTGGCTGTTGTACCGGGTTGACGGACCAGCCCTGCGGGCGCTGGCCCGCGATGAGGAATGA